The Helianthus annuus cultivar XRQ/B chromosome 16, HanXRQr2.0-SUNRISE, whole genome shotgun sequence genome includes a window with the following:
- the LOC110915002 gene encoding uncharacterized protein LOC110915002 has translation MEIPRSKAYCYHGLITDKGTEPSCHISAVCCFLDTEEILTESKKACLNFCLTVPITRAPVAWGAMKHLNKKIPEIAAKKSQMYANVLEEEKSLEVLPELPEFELSLKAEEYEMADKDGA, from the exons ATGGAAATACCTCGAAGCAAAG CATATTGTTACCATGGTCTGATCACAGACAAAGGTACTGAACCATCTTGCCACATCAGTGCGGTATGTTGTTTTCTTGATACTGAAGAAATTTTAACCGAGAGCAAGAAGGCCTGTTTAAACTTTTGCTTAACAGTTCCTATAACAAG GGCTCCGGTTGCATGGGGTGCTATGAAACATTTGAATAAGAAAATTCCTGAAATTGCAGCTAAAAAGTCCCAGATGTATGCAAACGTTTTAGAGGAAGAAAA GAGTCTGGAAGTGTTGCCGGAACTCCCAGAGTTCGAGTTGTCATTAAAGGCAGAGGAGTATGAAATGGCGGATAAAGATGGAGCATGA